Proteins encoded within one genomic window of Bacteroides sedimenti:
- a CDS encoding DUF3575 domain-containing protein yields MHTTILNKSIGKSVLFFFLLGCGSTGMAQRIALKTNALYWATLSPNIGGEFRLARHFTLDMNVAGNFISSDKRQLKFQQFAPELRYWPGRPMARNFFGITTSYTNFNLRFNKNCYDGDAFAAGLAYGFNWVIGGRWNIEASLGAGLLSYRVFDYKTDTQKPLSPNKNKVILAPIKAEIAFTYLLY; encoded by the coding sequence ATGCATACTACAATATTAAATAAAAGCATTGGTAAATCTGTTCTCTTCTTTTTTCTGCTAGGGTGCGGTTCAACAGGGATGGCACAAAGAATAGCTTTGAAAACAAATGCTCTTTATTGGGCAACCTTATCTCCGAATATCGGAGGGGAATTTCGGCTTGCCAGGCATTTCACCCTAGATATGAACGTTGCAGGCAACTTTATCTCCAGTGATAAACGCCAACTCAAGTTTCAGCAATTTGCTCCTGAATTGCGTTACTGGCCAGGGCGTCCGATGGCACGTAACTTCTTTGGCATTACAACATCGTATACAAACTTTAATCTAAGATTTAACAAGAACTGTTATGACGGCGATGCATTTGCTGCAGGACTGGCTTATGGATTCAACTGGGTGATTGGTGGACGATGGAACATTGAAGCGTCTCTTGGAGCTGGATTGCTAAGTTACCGCGTTTTTGATTATAAAACCGATACACAAAAACCTCTTTCCCCCAATAAAAACAAAGTGATTCTTGCACCTATAAAGGCCGAAATCGCTTTTACTTACCTGCTTTACTAA